In the genome of Flavobacterium panacagri, one region contains:
- a CDS encoding alpha-2-macroglobulin family protein, producing MKKILLLFLLVSTTVFAQQFDKEWKKVMALENVGRIRSANRIVDRIYKKAVTQKDEVQMIKCFFHTSKYLYNLDENAKTKTLANLKRDINRVSVPSKALLNLVYAKFLIHYRDYGDPEIMVDSAASVVDYETTSVDTTASALDTSAEDSDSSETDFYSEEEITELYKKTLENASILKSTPLSNYETLFYFHKNSKFKKQSLFDYLLEENIAYFSSKIERWEISENEFVPYTESFFGNSEAFIQLNLDFITETNLKNTLFLYQQKEIIDPSLENQFERVKFCQETFLNLDDRFETYLALIEKKAEEKPLIQKIKLEQVSILVKKASKTTYPENNIKALNLIDEIVKINENSYPASDALEKKAQILSKSLSLELEEYIYPNKNTRALIYYQNVERFKISFFKISLSELKEFKKGERQDSLSKLITAKRPPVVSQNYDLLNKKDYFDYTTEVLLPKLTLGNYLIYVESDSDSKEEKAYASDIISVSNLMALASEQKNIESYQVLDRKTGKPIENAVVKFKNTTTETNAKGIATFTKISNDDDDLFVELSKDGDSLMVERNYYVQHVSEYNPDNRTDGKIEFYLDRAIYRPGQTVFYKGIAFQKNKNKSSIVPNARFEVSVYDVNNQVIKKMEVTANEFGSFSGEFALPKNGLTGNFSISAQKVHISSNEESKLLPWYKVDFYNQRTSFRVEEYKRPKFEVTFEPKKESFKLNQAVKIKGNAKAFAGNSISDAIVKYNVTRYTSYYRNYYGREEKETLAVGETKTDASGKFSIDFTALPSKNNRKEELPVFNYQIEATVTDLNGETHTTQTIVKVGYHDLILNASIPSIIETKDKNEITLSSTNLNGEFLTAKGEVKLYLVSTFPSKFKRRIFQQPDIKGISDEDFEKLFPYEINKNEDENKIAEVLVFSKKVDTQKDKKIVLDFISNYKSGTYKMVFSAKDSFNNPIENSSIFQIKQSAEKFYAGSLLTVKKVNDDPRKDGFVLVKVTSPIPDLYIIVSGNYQSGVFFEDIFHLENNETVIKIPLKDEFENQIKLGFESVFENYSYTQMLDVALKEPEAKLEWTVESFRSKIEPGSPQNWSFKLNGVNTKIEAEVLASMYDSSLDQFSIKNWQNLNIYRNTYNSINFKTDLGLAKTHMEVNNLNEYVGATYFEDEETQLNWFGFNFNYSHFGDLGMTIVDIKDGKVGAVTIKGDPDAVLTVDEPVGAGPVNAMVIEGGDVVQRSPIKVSQVKFVKPVVAHASETTENPEYYYQTDKIKFIPGKKIVSGLTSMAVNTSTLYIIDGEILSESDFNKINPEDVLSIDFLTADKAKALYGSKSANGVIIITTKKAMELLTQVKTRKNLSETAFFFPHLKTDSTGNVSFNFTSPEALTAWKLRLMAHNKEAVSGYLEKNIVTQKELMVSPNFPRFFREKDAITISAKISNLTAEAKTGIASLQFFDAATMEPIDAKILNLKNIKNFTIPSYGNTTANWTIIIPEGLQGIQYKIVAKAGNFSDGEENIIPVLTNNMLVTESIPIWVRENSTKEYKFENLKNNNSTTLKNHQFTLEYTSNPTWLAIQSIPYLMEYEHECAEQTFARYYANALATEIISSNPKIANVFETWRKKGTPNSKLEENEELKSLILAETPWLNDAQSEDEKKKNLALLFDLEKMKTSQEATFQKLKQKQLPSGAFSWFGGNYENEYITRHILAGLGHLEKLQKNNNTSQLEQITATAIPFIDSKFLEYYKSTTKNLKKSDKLIWLNPYSDLHYLYTRSFYLEKYPLSDTLKKAAKLYLETAKKSWLNYSLYEKGLAALTLNRFGEKATAKTILESLKETASNNEDWGMYWIANKSGWYWYQAPIETQALLIEAFAEINNDTKSVDAMKVWLLKNKQTKNWPTTKSTTEAIYALLMQGTDWLSVKDNTVIKLGDEKIMTKKLAENEKEAETGYIKLNWKADEVKKEMASIKIQNKSKVPGFGGVYWQYFEDLDKIKNNSGAVLSVSKELYLKKSTLKGNQLEKIITKNPLKIGDLVTVRLIITSKEDTEYVHLKDMRASCFEPVNVLSEYQYKNGLGYYMSTKDAATHLFFDQIKKGTYVLEYDIRVNNSGEFSNGITTIQSMYAPEFASHTKGIRVKVQ from the coding sequence ATGAAAAAGATTTTACTGTTATTTTTATTGGTTTCCACTACCGTTTTCGCACAGCAATTTGACAAAGAATGGAAAAAAGTCATGGCACTTGAAAACGTTGGAAGAATTAGATCTGCCAACAGAATTGTAGATCGCATTTACAAAAAAGCAGTTACTCAAAAAGATGAAGTACAAATGATAAAATGCTTTTTTCACACCTCAAAGTACCTTTATAATTTGGATGAAAATGCTAAAACCAAAACTTTAGCCAATCTAAAAAGGGATATAAACCGGGTTTCCGTCCCGTCAAAAGCACTTTTAAATCTGGTTTATGCGAAATTTTTGATTCATTACCGCGATTATGGCGATCCCGAAATAATGGTAGATAGTGCCGCTTCAGTAGTAGATTACGAAACTACTTCGGTAGACACGACTGCTTCTGCCCTAGATACGTCAGCGGAAGATTCAGATTCTTCTGAAACTGATTTTTATTCAGAAGAGGAGATTACGGAACTTTATAAAAAAACATTAGAAAATGCATCAATCTTAAAAAGTACGCCTTTAAGCAATTATGAAACCCTATTTTACTTTCATAAAAATTCAAAATTTAAAAAACAGAGTTTATTTGACTATTTATTAGAGGAGAATATTGCTTATTTTTCCTCTAAAATAGAACGCTGGGAAATTTCAGAAAATGAATTTGTCCCTTACACAGAATCGTTTTTTGGTAATTCTGAAGCTTTTATACAACTTAATCTCGATTTTATAACTGAAACAAACCTAAAAAATACTCTATTCTTATACCAACAGAAAGAAATTATCGATCCATCTTTAGAAAATCAGTTTGAACGAGTTAAATTCTGTCAGGAAACATTTTTAAACTTAGATGATCGTTTCGAAACTTACCTCGCTTTGATTGAAAAGAAAGCCGAAGAGAAACCACTTATCCAGAAAATTAAATTGGAACAGGTTTCAATCCTCGTGAAAAAGGCATCCAAAACAACTTATCCAGAAAACAATATTAAAGCACTCAATCTTATTGATGAGATTGTAAAAATCAATGAAAACTCATATCCTGCAAGCGATGCTTTGGAAAAAAAAGCACAGATTCTCTCCAAATCATTATCATTAGAACTTGAAGAATATATTTATCCGAATAAAAATACTAGAGCGTTAATATATTACCAAAATGTAGAGCGTTTTAAAATTTCCTTTTTTAAAATTAGTCTTTCGGAATTAAAAGAATTTAAAAAAGGTGAAAGACAAGACAGTTTATCTAAACTAATTACTGCTAAAAGGCCTCCAGTTGTTTCGCAAAATTATGATCTCCTAAATAAAAAAGATTATTTTGATTATACAACAGAAGTTTTACTGCCAAAACTAACTCTTGGAAATTATCTGATTTATGTAGAAAGCGATTCAGATTCAAAAGAAGAAAAAGCCTATGCAAGTGATATCATTTCAGTTTCCAATTTAATGGCACTTGCTTCTGAACAAAAAAATATCGAAAGCTATCAAGTTCTCGACAGAAAAACCGGTAAGCCTATTGAAAATGCAGTCGTAAAATTTAAAAATACTACAACAGAGACCAATGCAAAAGGCATTGCTACTTTTACAAAAATTTCAAATGATGACGATGATTTGTTTGTTGAGTTATCTAAAGATGGCGATTCTTTAATGGTGGAAAGAAATTATTATGTACAACATGTATCAGAATATAATCCTGATAACAGAACAGATGGTAAAATAGAGTTTTATTTAGACCGTGCTATTTATAGACCTGGTCAGACTGTTTTTTATAAAGGTATTGCTTTTCAAAAAAACAAAAACAAAAGCAGTATTGTGCCCAATGCAAGGTTTGAAGTCTCTGTTTATGATGTCAATAATCAAGTCATAAAAAAAATGGAAGTTACTGCTAACGAGTTTGGTTCGTTTTCGGGAGAATTTGCACTTCCTAAAAATGGACTGACTGGAAATTTCAGTATTTCGGCTCAAAAAGTTCACATTTCTTCAAACGAAGAGTCCAAACTCTTACCATGGTATAAAGTGGATTTTTATAACCAGAGAACTTCCTTTAGAGTAGAAGAATACAAACGTCCAAAATTTGAGGTTACTTTTGAACCTAAGAAAGAGTCTTTTAAACTCAATCAAGCTGTTAAAATTAAAGGAAACGCAAAAGCATTTGCTGGAAACTCCATTTCTGATGCTATCGTAAAATACAATGTAACCCGATATACCAGTTATTACCGAAATTATTATGGCCGTGAAGAGAAAGAAACTCTTGCTGTGGGAGAAACAAAAACGGATGCTTCAGGAAAATTTTCAATTGACTTTACAGCTCTTCCTTCAAAAAACAATAGAAAAGAGGAATTGCCCGTTTTCAATTATCAAATTGAGGCAACGGTTACAGACTTAAACGGAGAAACACATACTACGCAGACAATTGTAAAAGTTGGTTATCATGATTTGATTCTTAATGCATCTATTCCCTCAATTATAGAAACTAAAGACAAAAACGAAATAACATTATCAAGTACCAATCTGAACGGAGAATTTTTGACTGCCAAAGGCGAAGTAAAATTATATTTAGTAAGTACTTTTCCTAGTAAATTTAAACGCAGAATTTTTCAACAGCCAGATATAAAGGGTATTTCAGATGAAGATTTTGAAAAACTATTTCCTTATGAAATCAATAAAAATGAAGACGAAAATAAAATTGCAGAAGTTTTAGTATTCTCTAAAAAGGTAGACACGCAAAAAGACAAAAAAATTGTCTTAGATTTTATTTCCAACTATAAATCGGGAACTTATAAAATGGTCTTTTCAGCTAAAGATAGTTTCAATAATCCTATCGAAAATTCCTCTATATTTCAAATTAAACAAAGTGCCGAAAAATTTTATGCAGGCAGTTTACTAACAGTAAAAAAAGTCAATGATGACCCAAGAAAAGATGGCTTTGTACTAGTAAAAGTAACCTCTCCTATTCCTGATCTTTATATTATTGTGAGTGGCAATTACCAAAGCGGTGTTTTCTTTGAAGATATTTTTCATTTAGAAAACAATGAAACTGTAATTAAAATTCCGTTAAAGGATGAATTTGAAAACCAAATAAAATTAGGTTTTGAAAGTGTTTTCGAAAATTACAGTTATACACAAATGCTTGATGTCGCACTTAAAGAGCCAGAAGCAAAATTAGAATGGACTGTTGAAAGTTTTAGAAGTAAAATTGAACCCGGAAGTCCACAAAACTGGTCATTTAAATTAAATGGTGTTAATACAAAAATCGAAGCCGAAGTTTTAGCTTCGATGTATGACAGTTCTTTAGACCAATTCAGCATCAAAAATTGGCAGAACTTGAATATTTACCGTAACACTTACAACAGTATTAATTTTAAAACTGATTTAGGTTTAGCCAAAACCCACATGGAAGTAAATAATCTTAATGAATATGTTGGCGCTACTTATTTTGAGGATGAAGAAACACAATTAAACTGGTTTGGTTTTAATTTCAATTATAGCCATTTTGGTGATCTTGGGATGACTATAGTAGATATTAAAGATGGAAAAGTGGGAGCAGTAACTATTAAAGGAGATCCAGACGCTGTTTTAACTGTTGATGAACCTGTAGGAGCTGGGCCGGTAAATGCTATGGTGATTGAAGGAGGTGATGTTGTTCAAAGATCTCCTATCAAAGTTAGTCAAGTTAAATTCGTAAAGCCTGTTGTTGCTCACGCAAGTGAAACGACTGAAAATCCTGAATATTATTATCAAACAGATAAAATAAAATTTATTCCGGGTAAAAAAATCGTAAGCGGACTAACATCAATGGCCGTAAATACATCAACATTATATATCATTGATGGAGAAATCTTATCAGAAAGTGATTTCAACAAAATAAATCCTGAAGATGTTTTATCTATAGATTTTTTAACCGCTGATAAAGCTAAAGCTCTTTATGGAAGTAAAAGTGCAAACGGTGTTATTATTATCACCACAAAAAAAGCAATGGAATTGTTGACGCAGGTAAAAACTAGAAAAAATCTCTCCGAAACAGCATTCTTTTTTCCACATCTAAAAACAGATTCGACTGGAAATGTAAGTTTCAACTTCACATCACCTGAAGCTTTAACGGCTTGGAAACTTCGTTTAATGGCACATAACAAAGAGGCGGTTTCTGGTTATTTAGAAAAAAACATTGTTACTCAAAAGGAATTAATGGTTTCACCAAATTTCCCTAGATTCTTTAGAGAAAAAGATGCAATTACAATCAGTGCCAAAATCTCAAATCTTACCGCTGAAGCAAAAACCGGAATCGCAAGTTTACAGTTTTTTGATGCTGCGACTATGGAACCAATTGATGCCAAAATACTGAACTTAAAAAACATCAAAAACTTTACAATTCCGAGTTACGGAAACACAACGGCAAACTGGACAATTATAATTCCAGAAGGCTTACAAGGCATTCAATACAAAATCGTAGCAAAAGCAGGTAATTTCTCTGATGGAGAAGAAAATATTATTCCTGTTTTGACCAATAATATGCTGGTAACTGAAAGTATTCCGATTTGGGTTCGCGAGAATTCAACTAAAGAATATAAATTTGAGAATTTAAAAAACAATAATTCTACAACATTAAAAAATCATCAATTTACACTAGAATATACTTCTAACCCAACTTGGCTTGCGATTCAGTCAATTCCTTATTTAATGGAATACGAACATGAATGTGCCGAACAGACTTTTGCTCGTTATTATGCCAATGCTTTGGCTACAGAAATCATTTCAAGTAATCCGAAAATTGCGAATGTTTTTGAAACTTGGAGAAAAAAAGGAACTCCAAATTCAAAACTGGAAGAAAATGAAGAATTAAAATCACTTATTTTAGCAGAAACACCTTGGCTGAATGACGCGCAATCTGAAGATGAAAAGAAAAAGAATTTAGCACTTTTGTTTGACTTAGAGAAAATGAAAACGTCTCAGGAAGCTACTTTTCAAAAATTAAAACAAAAACAACTGCCTTCGGGTGCTTTTTCATGGTTTGGAGGAAATTACGAAAATGAATACATCACGAGACATATTTTAGCTGGTCTCGGACATTTGGAAAAACTTCAAAAAAACAACAATACATCTCAATTAGAGCAGATTACAGCTACTGCAATTCCGTTTATAGATTCTAAATTTTTAGAGTACTATAAAAGCACCACCAAAAACCTAAAAAAGAGCGATAAATTAATTTGGCTCAATCCCTATTCTGACCTGCATTATCTTTATACCAGAAGTTTTTATTTAGAGAAATATCCTTTATCTGATACTTTGAAAAAAGCAGCAAAACTATATTTGGAAACAGCTAAAAAAAGCTGGTTAAACTATTCTCTTTACGAGAAAGGACTTGCTGCCTTGACACTAAATCGTTTTGGAGAAAAAGCAACAGCCAAAACAATTTTGGAAAGTCTAAAAGAAACGGCATCAAACAACGAAGACTGGGGAATGTACTGGATTGCCAACAAATCAGGATGGTATTGGTATCAGGCTCCGATAGAAACTCAGGCTTTATTGATTGAGGCTTTCGCTGAAATAAATAACGACACCAAATCGGTTGATGCGATGAAAGTCTGGTTATTGAAAAACAAACAAACTAAAAACTGGCCCACAACAAAATCTACAACCGAAGCCATTTATGCTTTATTAATGCAAGGTACCGACTGGCTTTCTGTAAAAGACAATACGGTTATCAAATTGGGAGATGAAAAAATCATGACCAAAAAATTAGCCGAAAATGAAAAAGAAGCAGAAACAGGCTACATCAAACTAAACTGGAAAGCAGATGAAGTAAAGAAAGAAATGGCTTCCATCAAAATTCAAAACAAATCAAAAGTTCCTGGTTTTGGAGGTGTTTATTGGCAATACTTTGAAGATTTGGACAAAATTAAAAACAATTCCGGTGCAGTTTTATCTGTTTCGAAAGAATTATATCTAAAGAAAAGCACTCTCAAAGGAAATCAATTAGAAAAAATCATAACAAAAAACCCATTAAAAATTGGAGATTTGGTTACGGTTCGACTTATCATTACCTCAAAAGAAGATACCGAATATGTTCATTTAAAAGATATGCGTGCCTCTTGTTTTGAACCTGTCAACGTTCTTTCTGAATACCAATATAAAAATGGATTAGGTTATTACATGAGTACAAAAGATGCGGCTACACATTTATTCTTTGACCAAATTAAAAAAGGAACTTATGTTTTAGAATATGATATAAGAGTAAATAACAGTGGTGAATTCTCTAACGGAATTACCACAATCCAAAGTATGTATGCACCAGAATTTGCGAGCCATACAAAAGGGATTCGAGTGAAAGTTCAATAA